The following are encoded together in the Thermodesulfovibrionales bacterium genome:
- the rpsT gene encoding 30S ribosomal protein S20 produces the protein MAGKSAPKKNLSALKKVRQSEKNRLRNKSVKTEVKTIVKKVEASVTSKNREELQMAFAEATKVINKAASKGILPKNTASRKISRLAKLANTALKPEVA, from the coding sequence TTGGCAGGTAAGTCAGCACCGAAAAAGAATCTATCGGCCCTGAAAAAGGTCCGTCAGTCAGAGAAAAACAGGCTCAGGAACAAGTCGGTTAAGACCGAGGTGAAGACCATCGTAAAGAAGGTTGAGGCCTCTGTTACGAGCAAGAACAGGGAAGAGCTCCAGATGGCCTTTGCAGAAGCAACTAAGGTCATCAACAAGGCAGCTTCAAAGGGAATTCTTCCCAAAAATACTGCATCAAGGAAGATATCACGCCTTGCCAAACTCGCCAATACCGCTCTCAAGCCTGAAGTAGCCTGA
- the holA gene encoding DNA polymerase III subunit delta yields the protein MKQFIQEVEKGLKSPVYFLYSEESYLLREASVLASMTIPEGERSFGLSVFDLGGIDEKPSFEQVADVLNTIPFMRGRKIVVIENIQEFAKKKEMEQLEAYVANPSPFSVLILLHRGNLKAHFKEFLRKVKAVSLDMRQQDFPLWIREKARQKGFTLSNGAVEYLLGVVGPDVGLISADLEKFVLIGKDHVDREDIMGIVSGFSDYSVFDLVDAIKQRDAARVFRIARALQDTADSYGLLGAINWHFSRISSRDKDHSAYYDKIFGLLNEADLGIKTSGGTYPMEYLLIRLLQA from the coding sequence ATGAAACAGTTCATTCAGGAAGTGGAGAAGGGCCTGAAGTCGCCCGTGTATTTCCTGTACTCCGAGGAGTCCTATCTCCTCAGGGAGGCCTCTGTGCTCGCTTCGATGACCATTCCTGAGGGAGAAAGGAGTTTCGGCCTTTCTGTCTTTGATCTCGGCGGCATTGATGAAAAACCCTCGTTCGAACAGGTCGCCGATGTCTTGAACACCATCCCCTTTATGAGGGGGCGAAAGATTGTCGTCATCGAGAACATCCAGGAGTTCGCAAAGAAGAAAGAGATGGAGCAGCTTGAAGCGTACGTTGCAAACCCTTCGCCCTTTTCCGTGCTGATCCTTCTGCACAGGGGAAACCTCAAGGCCCACTTCAAGGAGTTTCTCCGCAAGGTCAAGGCTGTTTCTCTTGACATGCGGCAGCAGGATTTCCCGCTCTGGATCAGGGAGAAGGCCCGGCAGAAGGGTTTTACGCTCAGCAACGGCGCTGTTGAGTATCTGCTGGGTGTTGTCGGACCCGATGTCGGTCTCATCTCAGCGGATCTGGAGAAATTCGTTCTCATCGGAAAGGACCACGTCGACAGGGAAGACATTATGGGGATCGTGAGCGGGTTCAGCGATTACAGCGTCTTTGACCTCGTCGATGCCATAAAGCAGAGAGACGCTGCAAGGGTCTTCAGGATAGCCAGGGCACTCCAGGACACTGCCGACTCCTACGGCCTTCTCGGGGCGATCAACTGGCACTTCAGCCGGATCTCTTCCCGGGACAAGGACCACTCGGCGTATTACGACAAGATCTTCGGTCTTTTGAACGAGGCAGACCTCGGCATCAAGACCTCAGGCGGGACGTACCCGATGGAATACCTGCTGATCAGGCTACTTCAGGCTTGA
- the lptE gene encoding LPS assembly lipoprotein LptE, producing the protein MEEDERSRQRKKGMGWMPSSVSVLFPLFCALLLSGCGYTIHGRANLPFQSISIGKIINKTLEPKLEDKMQVALVEELLRNGFIFEKTADHTIDGTITAYDLRVLSEKGGVAAQYEVDIKGNFRLTDASGKTRPLRSSGAFIVSFLSTGNLEDVMAQKELAIDRAMRDFAREIVASVIYQ; encoded by the coding sequence ATGGAGGAGGACGAAAGATCACGGCAGCGTAAGAAGGGCATGGGTTGGATGCCCTCTTCCGTCTCTGTTCTTTTTCCCCTGTTCTGCGCTCTCCTGCTCTCCGGTTGCGGGTATACCATCCATGGCAGGGCAAACCTTCCTTTCCAATCCATCAGTATCGGGAAGATCATAAACAAGACCCTTGAGCCGAAGCTTGAGGACAAGATGCAGGTAGCCCTCGTCGAAGAGCTGCTGAGAAACGGTTTCATCTTTGAGAAGACGGCAGATCACACCATAGATGGCACCATCACCGCCTATGACTTGAGGGTGCTTTCGGAGAAAGGCGGCGTGGCGGCTCAATACGAGGTGGACATAAAGGGTAATTTCAGGCTGACTGACGCATCGGGAAAGACACGACCCTTGAGGAGCAGCGGGGCATTCATCGTCTCTTTCCTGAGCACCGGGAACCTTGAGGACGTCATGGCCCAGAAGGAACTGGCCATTGACAGGGCAATGAGAGATTTTGCGAGGGAGATCGTCGCGTCGGTGATATACCAATGA